From Xyrauchen texanus isolate HMW12.3.18 chromosome 9, RBS_HiC_50CHRs, whole genome shotgun sequence, the proteins below share one genomic window:
- the cbln12 gene encoding cerebellin 12, with protein sequence MQPSFGSNSKQAWLPMLIPVLLLLIGPLVVRGQNDTEPIVLEGKCLVVCDSTPSSEPAGNALGMSVRSGTGRVAFSATRQTNHEPTDMSNRTMIIYFDQILVNVGGHFDQESSIFLAPRRGVYSFNFHVVKAYNRQTIQVSLMLNGWPMISAFAGDQDVTREAATNAGLVIMERGDKVYLKLERGNLMGGWKYSTFSGFLVFPL encoded by the exons ATGCAGCCAAGCTTTGGTAGCAACTCCAAGCAAGCTTGGCTGCCCATGCTAATACCAGTCCTACTTCTTCTAATAGGCCCTCTAGTGGTTAGAGGGCAAAATGACACTGAGCCCATCGTTCTTGAGGGTAAATGCCTGGTGGTCTGTGATTCCACACCCTCTTCAGAGCCAGCAGGGAATGCGCTGGGTATGTCAGTGCGTTCAGGTACTGGACGTGTGGCCTTCTCTGCCACTCGCCAAACAAACCATGAGCCCACAGACATGAGCAACCGTACCATGATCATTTACTTTGACCAG ATCTTGGTGAATGTGGGTGGTCATTTTGACCAAGAAAGTAGTATCTTCCTCGCTCCAAGGCGAGGGGTGTACAGCTTCAATTTCCATGTGGTGAAAGCATACAACAGACAAACCATACAG GTGAGTTTGATGCTGAATGGATGGCCAATGATCTCAGCATTTGCTGGAGACCAAGATGTGACACGGGAGGCAGCCACTAATGCTGGACTTGTGATCATGGAGAGAGGGGACAAGGTTTACCTCAAACTAGAGAGGGGAAACTTGATGGGAGGCTGGAAGTACTCTACCTTTTCAGGCTTCCTGGTCTTCCCCTTGTAA